The following are encoded together in the Magnetococcales bacterium genome:
- a CDS encoding cytochrome c family protein has protein sequence MMVRKIWQMVLPWGLFAVALSCGVADAQAEMERPPLRHIAAAACGECHQEIFREWQASMHAQSSALHDPLHGAMYRVMIGDPTQEGVQTPKTGGYPECLRCHAPNAAQDGKTRLDAMAAYTEGVNCVSCHTMEAFHGVKGSDGQLRLGNAAYTFSLKELQGPYGAHHGQAPAMSPGNGAGAPPTVNPFPHVQNGTLFQSSDLCLGCHEQQNNPQGVPVCATGPELAAAGQTVTCQSCHMPTVNGHASHAMAGGHDASMLKRGVTLDLVATAQGEQVLVNVTLRNNLVHNFPTGAPFRWVALQLTARDASGQTIWKNDPATLGKEDEQAMLMMKLVDAEGRPVPPAMATKLAGDSRLKPQETRTLAYHIPAKGVQSVQAELRYGLLLPPMMHKMADKVPAEAMQPVVFTKVIRTISR, from the coding sequence ATGATGGTGCGAAAGATTTGGCAGATGGTTTTGCCGTGGGGTTTGTTTGCCGTGGCGCTTTCCTGTGGTGTTGCCGATGCCCAGGCGGAAATGGAGCGGCCACCGCTCCGGCATATAGCTGCGGCGGCTTGCGGCGAGTGCCATCAGGAGATTTTTCGTGAGTGGCAGGCATCAATGCATGCGCAAAGTTCTGCACTTCATGATCCATTGCACGGGGCGATGTATCGCGTGATGATCGGCGACCCAACCCAGGAGGGGGTGCAAACCCCCAAGACGGGCGGCTACCCCGAATGTCTTCGCTGCCATGCTCCCAATGCCGCCCAGGATGGCAAGACCCGACTGGATGCCATGGCGGCCTACACGGAAGGGGTGAATTGTGTGAGTTGTCACACCATGGAGGCGTTTCATGGGGTCAAGGGGAGCGACGGCCAGTTGCGTTTGGGGAATGCGGCCTACACTTTCAGTCTGAAAGAGTTGCAGGGGCCCTATGGCGCTCACCACGGCCAGGCGCCTGCCATGTCGCCCGGGAATGGTGCGGGCGCCCCCCCCACTGTCAATCCTTTCCCGCATGTCCAGAATGGGACTCTGTTCCAGAGTTCCGATCTCTGTCTGGGGTGTCATGAGCAACAAAACAATCCCCAGGGGGTGCCCGTTTGTGCCACAGGGCCGGAGTTGGCGGCGGCTGGTCAGACGGTGACCTGTCAATCGTGCCATATGCCTACGGTCAATGGGCATGCCAGTCATGCCATGGCCGGCGGGCATGATGCCAGCATGCTGAAACGGGGGGTCACGCTGGATCTGGTTGCCACGGCACAAGGCGAGCAGGTTCTGGTGAATGTGACACTGCGCAACAATCTGGTCCATAATTTTCCAACCGGGGCGCCATTCCGTTGGGTTGCCTTACAGCTGACTGCACGGGATGCAAGCGGTCAAACCATTTGGAAAAATGATCCGGCGACGCTTGGCAAAGAAGATGAGCAGGCCATGTTGATGATGAAACTGGTGGATGCCGAAGGCCGTCCGGTACCGCCTGCCATGGCCACGAAATTGGCTGGAGATTCCCGACTGAAACCGCAGGAGACACGCACGTTGGCGTACCACATACCTGCCAAAGGGGTGCAGAGCGTACAGGCCGAGTTGCGCTACGGATTGCTTTTGCCACCCATGATGCACAAGATGGCTGACAAGGTGCCTGCCGAGGCAATGCAACCTGTTGTATTCACAAAAGTGATTCGGACAATCTCCAGGTAG